The following nucleotide sequence is from Hylaeus volcanicus isolate JK05 chromosome 3, UHH_iyHylVolc1.0_haploid, whole genome shotgun sequence.
ATGTCGTGCTATATTTATCTGACCAAGAGCCAGCTTGTAATGATCTTTGTCATACAAGACATTCATTAAATCTGCATAAAATGGATGAACATCATCCAGCTTAGGAAAATCTTGTATTATTTGAGACAATCGATCGTGGAAGTTTTGCTGCGTGAATTTTACTTTGCGTACGTAGAAAGCGCGTATCCTtgtgattttataatttttgtgaatAACTGTTGGAGTTTTACGTTGGGTTTTCGATAAGATTATATCGATAAAGTCCTAAACAAAGAACGCAGTATGtcaatttacaaatatatctcttataaacaaaaaaccGAAAGATCAACTAACCTTTGCAGTAGGGACGACCGctattttcttgaaattgtaTAGACCCATtgttatatattctttttaaatcgacACCTTTTGGAAATGTCACGCTGATAAGGCGTGCGAaaagagtatttaaatataattccaaacaaattttttaaccatACGAAACACGAAAGCACATGTTACATCCTTAGACATACGACCACATACGACCAACGACCAACGACAGGTAACAAAATTAGACGAAGAAACTGTATATCGAGATGCGTACAGtagttaagaaataattacaacgaTGTCAACGCCGCAACGACAGAATgaggaattattattcatgaaaatgaCAAGcacaattttcatgatttccCTAGGGTTTGATGTTACACGCATTAATCACTAGAAGATTTAAATTATGCtgaattttatagaatatatgGAAGTAGTTGATATTTATGGATAATAATTATAGGTATACAATGCAAGAATCGATAAGAGGATGTATGTAAGGATATTAAATGAGTAGTATATATAAAAgcgtatttaaatgtattgaTCCATTTTGCATAATATCACAACCGACTCATTTCTAGGTGAAAACATGGAGAACCAATGAAATTCTAGGCTTCCATTGCAAATCGTTTGTTTACGAAATTTTTTCTCGGAAGTATGCAGTGTATAGAGGAAATATGTGAGTGAGAGAAGATGAGCTTTCtatgaaaacatattttaggTTATCATGAGTTATCATGGCCGTCATCAGCATCCGCCCTCCATTAATAATGGCGCGAAGAAATCGCGCCTCTTTTTAGGTTTGCTAATGAGGTTCAAGCACGAACATTGTCCATTGGTTCAAGCCAGTAGAGGGCTAGAGAACctcaaattttcttatttcaacACTAAAGACAgcaaaaataatgcaattcaATTACTTTGAACTTTGTACCAATTAATTCATGAACTTAAACTAGACTTCGATAAACTTTCTTACAGTTTAATCAAacaaatacgaaataaaatgagtTTAGACAGATTGACATGAGTTAGGATTTTAGTACAATCTATATACGAACCAATCAGAGCTGAGAATGACTTTGGCGCTCTTTTGAGGCCCTCTATTTCCAACCCTCTAATTTAAGGCCCTCCAAACTCGATTAACGCAATGTAATACTGCATTGTCATTTGTCTATGATTATAATAATGtctctaatattttaatctattCTAAATCATTGATCAAAATGAGCTTTCGAACGACCATTgtagattaatatatttactcgACAAACAGTGTAATCATGCATGTTTATTGGTTACTTATTCTGCtttcttttatcttcttcgataaagaagaaagtttgaggtaaagatagaagaaaaatatttggcgCGAAGAATACGCATGCGTAACAGCGAGTAAGTACTTGGAATTGGCCGGAACTAGTAAAGAAGTGTGGTCAAAGAACGGGGAATTTCTATTGCTTTGAAACCCTTCGAACTCAGTAATTGTTCCAAGAGTGGTTTTTTTTGttgtgtaatttaagaaaaatgttgcgCGCCAAAGCGCTGAGATCGACGCAAACCGACGTGAACCGACGAGACGGCGGCTACAAATTATAATGGAGAATGTTGCTGCATCGCAGGTACTCAATAGTTTGCAAACGGTCGCAAGCTAGCGGGAGTTGAACCGATTCGTCCCGCCATCTTGAAATATAACCGTGCTTGATCGTTGCTAGACATTCTGTTCAAGGAAGGAACTGTCAGTACATGTACACATACATACGTTCGATTCGTATTACGCGTATCTTTCCGCTTTTGAACTTCAACCCAACGTAACAAGAGCTAGATTTTGAATCGAGATTCTCACGTTTTGACATTTTCATCGTATCTATCCTATCGCACAGTGAATTAActtataatatacatgtttgTAAGTTGCACATACGTACgtctttatacatttaaatcgTTTTCTGTTAACAAGCATCGCGAACACTACGAGCATTCTCtcttttgtaataattctttCATTCTGAAATACCCTGGTAAATTGGCAGTCATAGAAGTTATGGTgtacgttttatttacattaatgaaaaagaaagtctTTGAACGACTGCTGCGTCAATCTGAAAATAGAGAGCAGGGAAGGTCGTTCGATTGTCTCGAAAACTACTTAACAGGTATATTAAACTGCGTGCACGCATTTTCGTAAAATCAGCCCTTTTTTCGTTCACACACAAATAtctatatattcatttaataaaatataaacttatgGATCAAATTGGTGATGGCTTTTTTATcctcaatatttatatttgttttcattgattatgttaaatataatatagtacACATTTAAGATTATACAACATAAGAATAATGACAGTTCTGTCCATTGTACATTCGGCGTTCttaagtaaaaatttattactattaatttgtaacattgTGCTTGCCAAATAAATAGAAGTATAATTCAGAACACCATCTATTTCATTCTCGAGTTTCTTATCTTgtcttttattaatgtttaatgttaTGCTGTAAATATAATCTGTATTATTTACACGAGATTTTTTCACATAGAATAAGCACAGAACCAACAGATAGTACTGCAAGGAACCGTGTATCCCTAACCTGATATCGCATACGAATAATGTGggcaaacttaaaaatatgaGATTCTCAACGTTGCAAGATCAAGTATACGGGGTAGATTTACCTCAGGGGCAGATGCTCAGCGACACAAGTCAAACTGTGATGGCTACTGGGGATACtatagaattgaaaaatgataatccTTTAGAAGAAGGTTCTGTGGTATCCAATCTTCCCCTTTTATTTGCCAATGGACACCCAACATCATTGGAAAAAATCACATTAGTATGGGCAACATTTTTtgtagtattttatatattaatattttgcatatactaatgcatgtaaattaatatgtaaatacatgaacttattgtatatgtatattggaTAATGTTGGAATTATAGTAGCATAGATACCATAATATTGTTTAACTTCAGGTACAATTGGAACGCTTTATAACATTCATGGTTCAGTGTTCACTAGGTCATGACACTAGCGATGCCATCACTGAACCACGGTGGTGGCCAAAAGAAGTGAAGTTTTCAAATCCCCTCATAAGACctaaaaaaatcaatgaagTAAGTTGGTAGACAGTGTCATAATATAGCTGTACAAAGGACCAATAATAACACatttacatatgaaatatCTTGTGTATTTTAGAGCTGGATGtctaatttaaagaaattggTATTTAGATGTTACACATACCACAGAAGCGAATATCTATTGCGTTTTTGCTCTTACCTTGCGCGATATTCGCAAGAAGACTTAGACTATGTTAATAATTGGGACTCGACCACGAGTTTGTATCACAAAACTACTGGAAAACTATTAGTAACGTTTCGTAACGAAAATATGGTCAGCTTTTATACTCAAATCGTATTTTGTTCTATACAATCGCActataaatttgaaacaattctttttgtatCCATAGAATTATGACAAACGATATGAAAGTCCACGAAAAAAGTTGCTTTCATGCAGTGGAGTTTCTTCTTGTTTCTCAACTAAATTGAAACAGCATCCCATTGCTATGGTTGAACCACCAATGGAAGACATATACTTGTGCGACAATTGTGATGCTGAATTTGTAGGCCTACAAAAGATGAAGGTACAGCAgtgattataaaatttttttcaaggatGTTCccttagaaaaagaatttctacaCTTCAACTTCATAGGCAAAGAATTGTTGTTATGTTCGATTTAgttaattcaatataaagtttttattaatttgattgCTTAAACGAAACCACTTTTGGACTGTAAGACGTCTCCCGCCCTTTGGAAAATACTATATTAAATGAAGGTAATGATAacattatgtaattatatagGAGCATGAACGCACGTGCCGCGAACGGGAACACAGCGGAGGCAATTCACGGTCCACAACGCCAGACGTATCAATTCCAGAGCCTGAATTAAGTCAAAACCAATTCTTGGATTACTTTCGATTGTGTTCCATGAACACT
It contains:
- the LOC128874025 gene encoding uncharacterized protein LOC128874025 isoform X2, which encodes MRFSTLQDQVYGVDLPQGQMLSDTSQTVMATGDTIELKNDNPLEEGSVVSNLPLLFANGHPTSLEKITLVQLERFITFMVQCSLGHDTSDAITEPRWWPKEVKFSNPLIRPKKINESWMSNLKKLVFRCYTYHRSEYLLRFCSYLARYSQEDLDYVNNWDSTTSLYHKTTGKLLVTFRNENMNYDKRYESPRKKLLSCSGVSSCFSTKLKQHPIAMVEPPMEDIYLCDNCDAEFVGLQKMKEHERTCREREHSGGNSRSTTPDVSIPEPELSQNQFLDYFRLCSMNTEPKSIVTNKSVTTNNNFGEGRASRRVRGSINFTRCSTIPFSSPAGVLLAKKSKAMTEETQLERLERIERHLIAPVLNNSCKPKWLESEFGHDRWIVTYKPNREKLVDDYVHQYKFVNSVKRKPMLSIHSQLLYVACRPVYVLLTNLTEEQIKDLKRDPPKCQCLVRKVSVDDKESMTEDKEKVRRNGSSKRKAPSDESDSNAMEKDERIVSNEGYSDRPLLLG